A region from the Benincasa hispida cultivar B227 chromosome 10, ASM972705v1, whole genome shotgun sequence genome encodes:
- the LOC120088875 gene encoding cytochrome P450 81Q32-like, with product MDFDLLLCILLSLVYLLLGYSFLLKPHGLNLPPTPLFCLPFIGHLHLLKHPVHKIFQNLSQKYGHVFSLKFGSHLVVLVSSPSAVQECFTKNDIILANRPSLNPGKYLAYNNTSMALSPYGEHWRNLRRISTLEIFSATRFNLFLKSREDEVKRLLYKLCGNDTLEDEFRVVELEPMLLDLTFNIVMRMVGGKKFCEENNKNVSEDEGYSKRFRELVTQIMAHGGSTNPGDFIPLWNWIDPTGYNKRLMKLGRRSDEVLQGLIDEIRNQEDEGINMIQHLLRLQNTDPEYYSDQVIKGLVQDILLGGIDTSAVTLEWALSHLLNNPIVLERAKAEIDCFIGQERMVNEADLSSLSYLQGIISETLRLSPPGPLLPHYASKDCTIGGYDVPRNTMVLFNIWAIHRDPNLWEDATSFKPERHANVAEVEYSYKLLPFGLGRRACPGMAIAQRVIGLTLASLIQCFEWKRTSKSLVDMSEGKGLTMPKAKPLIVKYRPCLIMKAILSETTDQII from the exons ATGGATTTTGATCTCTTGCTTTGCATTTTGCTCTCTCTTGTCTATCTTCTACTTGGCTACTCCTTTTTACTTAAACCTCATGGCTTAAACCTCCCACCAACCCCACTCTTTTGCCTTCCATTTATAGGCCATCTCCATCTCCTCAAACATCCTGTCcacaaaatatttcaaaatctcTCCCAAAAGTATGGCCATGTCTTCTCTCTCAAATTCGGCTCCCATCTTGTTGTACTTGTATCTTCTCCTTCCGCCGTCCAAGAATGTTTTACAAAGAATGATATCATTCTTGCAAATCGACCATCtttgaaccctggaaagtactTAGCATACAACAATACATCCATGGCGCTCTCCCCTTATGGAGAACATTGGCGAAACCTCCGTCGAATTAGCACCCTCGAAATTTTCTCGGCAACACGTTTTAATTTGTTCTTGAAAAGTCGAGAAGATGAAGTCAAACGTTTGCTATATAAATTATGTGGTAATGATACGTTGGAAGATGAATTTAGAGTAGTAGAATTGGAGCCAATGTTGTTGGATCTTACGTTCAATATTGTAATGAGAATGGTGGGTGGGAAGAAGTTTTGTGAAGAGAATAATAAAAATGTGTCGGAGGATGAGGGATATTCGAAAAGATTTAGAGAGTTGGTGACACAGATTATGGCACATGGTGGATCAACCAATCCAGGGGACTTCATACCCTTATGGAATTGGATTGATCCAACTGGttacaataaaagattaatgaaGCTTGGAAGAAGATCGGATGAAGTTCTTCAAGGATTAATTGATGAAATTCGGAATCAAGAAGATGAAGGAATTAATATGATTCAACATTTACTTCGCTTGCAAAACACCGATCCTGAATATTATAGTGACCAAGTTATCAAAGGTCTCGTACAA GATATATTATTAGGAGGGATTGACACATCTGCAGTGACCTTAGAATGGGCACTATCTCATTTACTTAACAATCCAATCGTGTTAGAGAGGGCCAAAGCCGAGATAGATTGTTTTATAGGACAAGAGCGTATGGTGAATGAAGCTGATTTGTCGAGTTTAAGTTACCTACAAGGAATAATCTCCGAGACACTGCGGCTAAGTCCGCCTGGTCCTTTGCTTCCACACTATGCATCTAAAGACTGCACAATAGGAGGTTATGATGTTCCACGTAATACTATGGTATTGTTTAATATTTGGGCTATACATCGAGATCCCAATCTATGGGAAGATGCCACCAGTTTTAAGCCTGAAAGACATGCAAATGTGGCTGAAGTTGAGTACTCATACAAACTATTGCCATTTGGTTTGGGTAGGAGAGCATGTCCTGGCATGGCTATAGCGCAGCGCGTTATTGGCTTGACTTTGGCATCGTTGATTCAGTGTTTTGAGTGGAAAAGGACGAGCAAGTCGTTGGTTGATATGAGCGAAGGTAAAGGGCTCACAATGCCCAAAGCTAAGCCATTAATAGTCAAGTATAGACCGTGCTTGATCATGAAAGCAATTCTTAGCGAAACAACGGATCAAAttatttga